In one window of Streptomyces griseus subsp. griseus DNA:
- a CDS encoding carbohydrate ABC transporter permease: protein MTSVTAKRRSGPKHPRNGPADAARDRAAWFLVLPALLPILILSAGPLLYGIALAFTDAQSGRTRPTRWIGTLNFQDLLHDTLFWDSFRIGLLWAFGVTVPQFLLALGLALLLNQRLRMRWLARALAIIPWAMPEVVVGIMWRLVYNPDAGILNETIRDLGLGDGRDWLTGLVTALPAVILVGIWAGMPQTTVALLAGLQNTPHELHEAAALDGAGAWRRFRTVTWPAIKPIALAISALNLIWNFNSFALVYVLTSGGPGGRTRLPMLFAYEEAFRYGQFGYAAAMGCVMVAVISVILACYLVGRIRGGGEER from the coding sequence CATCGGTGACCGCGAAGAGGCGGTCCGGGCCGAAGCACCCACGTAACGGACCGGCGGACGCCGCCCGGGACCGGGCGGCCTGGTTCCTCGTCCTGCCCGCCCTCCTCCCCATCCTGATCCTCAGCGCCGGCCCGCTCCTCTACGGCATCGCCCTCGCCTTCACCGACGCCCAGTCCGGCCGCACCCGCCCCACCCGGTGGATCGGCACCCTCAACTTCCAGGACCTCCTGCACGACACCCTGTTCTGGGACTCGTTCCGGATCGGGCTCCTGTGGGCGTTCGGTGTCACCGTCCCGCAGTTCCTCCTGGCCCTCGGCCTCGCCCTGCTCCTCAACCAGAGGCTGCGGATGCGCTGGCTGGCCCGGGCGCTGGCGATCATCCCCTGGGCGATGCCCGAGGTGGTCGTCGGCATCATGTGGCGTCTGGTCTACAACCCCGACGCGGGCATCCTCAACGAGACCATCCGCGACCTCGGCCTCGGCGACGGCCGGGACTGGCTCACCGGCCTGGTCACCGCGCTCCCCGCGGTCATCCTCGTCGGCATCTGGGCGGGCATGCCCCAGACCACCGTCGCCCTGCTCGCCGGACTCCAGAACACCCCGCACGAACTCCACGAGGCGGCGGCTCTGGACGGGGCGGGCGCCTGGCGCCGGTTCCGCACGGTCACCTGGCCCGCGATCAAACCCATCGCGCTCGCCATCAGCGCGCTCAATCTGATCTGGAACTTCAACTCCTTCGCCCTCGTCTACGTGCTGACCAGCGGCGGGCCCGGCGGGCGGACCCGGCTGCCGATGCTCTTCGCGTACGAGGAGGCCTTCCGTTACGGACAGTTCGGGTACGCCGCCGCCATGGGCTGTGTGATGGTCGCGGTGATCTCCGTGATCCTCGCCTGCTACCTCGTCGGCCGCATCAGAGGAGGAGGCGAGGAGCGATGA